A stretch of the Acanthopagrus latus isolate v.2019 chromosome 9, fAcaLat1.1, whole genome shotgun sequence genome encodes the following:
- the rab20 gene encoding ras-related protein Rab-20 — protein sequence MPEMSKMKKPDVKVVLLGDMNVGKTSLLHRYTERKFKDTISTVGGAFYLKQWGPYNISIWDTAGREQFHGLGSMYCRGAAAVILTYDVTNWQSLAELEERFLSLTDTANHDCIYAVVGNKADLTDPKAQLSRDSDVAPEDRTECEERTEPEVLSACPTPPASPASLSGVMLHKQVAPEDAAAFYGRILRYKGLDEKSSLPAEKMCFETSAKTGYNVDALFEALFDLVLPSILRKRNENQESPTVDLEECRGAGSKRSRTSCC from the exons ATGCCCGAGATGTCGAAGATGAAGAAGCCCGACGTGAAGGTGGTCCTGCTGGGAGACATGAACGTGGGGAAGACGTCGCTGCTCCACAGGTACACGGAGAGGAAGTTTAAAGACACCATCAGCACCGTCGGAGGGGCGTTTTACCTCAAACAGTGGGGACCTTACAACATCTCGATATGGGACACAGCTG GCCGTGAACAGTTCCACGGGCTGGGCTCCATGTACTGTCGGGGTGCAGCCGCGGTCATCCTCACTTACGATGTCACCAACTGGCAGAGCctggctgagctggaggagcGCTTCCTGTCCCTGACTGATACCGCTAACCACGACTGCATTTACGCCGTCGTGGGCAACAAGGCCGATCTCACAGACCCTAAAGCCCAGCTGTCCCGGGATTCTGATGTGGCGCCTGAGGACCGGACGGAGTGTGAGGAGAGGACTGAGCCAGAGGTGCTGTCTGCGTGCCCCACACCCCCAGCCTCCCCCGCGTCCCTCTCTGGGGTGATGCTGCACAAACAGGTCGCCCCCGAGGATGCAGCAGCCTTTTATGGGAGAATCTTGCGCTACAAGGGCCTGGACGAGAAGAGCAGCCTGCCCGCAGAGAAGATGTGCTTCGAGACGAGTGCCAAGACAGGCTACAATGTGGACGCGCTGTTTGAGGCATTGTTCGACCTGGTGCTGCCTTCCATCCTGAGAAAGAGGAACGAGAACCAAGAGTCTCCTACAGTGGACCTGGAGGAGTGCAGGGGGGCCGGCAGCAAGCGGAGCAGAACCTCCTGCTGCTAG
- the col4a2 gene encoding collagen alpha-2(IV) chain encodes MSGTMQGQHDTRLSSLRLLLLLCVSIAILAPGVHGGGKKHSGPCGGRDCSGGCQCFPEKGARGQPGPLGPQGHQGPPGRAGDPGIQGPKGQKGDHGRSGIVGPKGNIGMTGVPGFSGNDGIPGHPGQAGSRGKPGADGCNGTQGDAGLPGQTGYNGSPGPPGQPGRKGAKGDSLELSVYMERFRGDQGTPGVNGIFGPPGNPGWQGNRGIPGPKGPTGPPGPRGPKGTMTKVLKGLKGEQGDIGPPGPPGNSTHQHTLPPYGPSGPRGEKGLKGEIGDRADNKGETGIMGFPGLRGESGLDGSPGERGDPGDRGPKGRDGIKGVRGDAGLLISSGPSWPWSSTAGPPGPPGEQGPVGERGPVGDQGIPGPPGRPASDNGQQVWQLFGPFGFKGEAGEKGQQGDPGRPAVSAGPPGTSGRPGGRGPPGPKGTWAEYFKGAPGGRGRPGNAGYKGVKGDHGECECSVVNSPPGQPGPAGEPGDAGMIGEFGQEGDVGDPGPRGEDGFPGPAGLSGVPGPKGQKGPETMATQKGYSGDPGVPGPNGRPGVPGAPGQDGLPGFPGSRGLPGEAPSRLRGDKGFPGLPGRPGVAGQAGEPGEGLKGIKGQRGLPGDDGITGYEGVPGTPGSPGGCSPRGDGEQVDVTGSCDPIPGPPGLPGAPGLTGLPGFPGPRGEKGVQGPLGETGEKGETGEQGIGGRPGPPGFAGPRGNLGNPGRKGSVGVPGFPGVSGRHGSQGEKGVHGEILGASPGSPGDPGPPGFRGEKGQTGEPGKPGYPGMSGMPGMIGFKGEKGPAGLQGEEGRPGPAGRYGYPGDPGRAGPPGPPGATGQPGLTGERGTEGDPGPPGPIGLKGVPGTYGADGATGEYGPSGDPGLPGADGRPGLPGMKGYKGSPGMEGFEGMRGDEGVKGFSGLRGEPGVFGEVGPKGVTGHQGPKGDRGLRGPPGDKPHIPAQIIVDMKGAKGDLGYPGTKGFTGPRGSKGLPGVPGSGGYHGLPGDPSNVKGVQGDPGPQGLPGLKGMPGLTGNKGISGFDGMTGKTGIKGSPGAYGASGDKGRKGIKGERGPRIDLPGVPGLRGELGFSGDPGQKGLLGNPGDRGTLGSDGIEGRKGVSGEPGIPGNTGTDGQKGSPGSQGPKGFPGEPGKQGLPGFPGFRGEKGFPGLKGLYGLHGLKGQKGVQGKPGLDITGPAGESGPKGEKGEGGDPNNQPGDPGIAGLKGFQGSPGDRGQSGTPGLRGPRGPDGKPDKPGSRGDPGFVGAKGYEGFPGARGYPGADAPPGEKGIPGGSGFPGFPGMKGNKGDQGVLGSRGQNGVSGKKGVKGEQGFMGFPGVTGAKGERGPAGPKGSTGPPGFRGVPGNQGPPPIPIKILGERGPSGPRGIQGPQGIRGGIGPHGPPGDGGFMGPAGQKGMPGISGRPGVPGFRGSDGPRGHPGLQGREGLRGNTGVPGLPGMPGRSVSVGYLLVKHSQTEQTPMCPVGMSKLWDGYSLLYLEGQEKAHNQDLGLAGSCLPRFSTMPFLYCNPGDLCYYASRNDKSYWLSTTAPLPMMPVEEGEIKPYISRCSVCEAPSVAIAIHSQDITIPQCPVGWRSLWIGYSFLMHTAAGNEGGGQSLSSPGSCLEDFRTTPFIECNGAKGTCHYFANKHSFWLTSIDQSFHTEPSSETLKAGQLLSRISRCQVCMKNL; translated from the exons GGTCAACCTGGGCCTCTTGGTCCTCAGGGCCATCAAGGACCCCCAGGGAGAGCAGGTGATCCAGGCATCCAAGGGCCAAAGGGGCAGAAGGGTGACCATGGCCGTAGTGGTATCGTGGGTCCTAAAGGAAATATA GGAATGACGGGCGTACCTGGATTTTCTGGAAATGATGGCATTCCT GGTCACCCGGGACAAGCTGGGTCCAGGGGGAAGCCAGGTGCTGACGGCTGTAACGGGACACAGGGAGACGCAGGGCTACCGGGGCAAACCGGCTACAACGGCTCACCTGGTCCTCCT GGACAACCCGGAAGGAAGGGAGCCAAGGGAGACTCTCTGGAGCTGAGTGTGTACATGGAGCGTTTCAGG GGAGATCAAGGCACTCCAGGGGTCAACGGAATATTT GGGCCGCCAGGGAATCCCGGATGGCAGGGTAACAGAGGCATCCCAGGGCCAaag GGTCCCACAGGCCCTCCAGGTCCTCGTGGACCAAAG GGCACCATGACCAAAGTGCTGAAAGGGCTCAAAGGAGAACAA GGGGACATCGGACCACCGGGGCCACCAGGAAACTCAACACATCAGCATACGCTGCCCCCCTACGGACCTTCG gGGCCTCGTGGGGAGAAAGGCTTGAAAGGAGAAATAGGAGATCGG GCTGACAACAAAGGAGAAACTGGTATAATGGGATTTCCTGGACTTCGG GGTGAATCTGGTCTAGATGGGAGTCCTGGAGAGAGG GGGGACCCCGGTGATCGAGGTCCAAAAGGCAGAGATGGAATCAAG ggagTCAGAGGTGACGCAGGACTGCTGATTTCATCAGGCCCCAGTTGGCCTTGGTCTTCAACAG ctggtcctcctggtcctcctggtgAGCAGGGTCCAGTGGGCGAGAGGGGCCCAGTTGGAGACCAAGGCATCCCCGGACCCCCGGGACGCCCGGCCTCCGACAATGGGCAACAAG tgtggcaATTATTCGGGCCATTTGGATTTAAGGGGGAGGCGGGAGAGAAGGGCCAACAAGGGGATCCAGGACGCCCTGCTGTCAGTGCAGGACCCCCAGGCACCAGCGGTCGCCCAGGGGGCAGGGGCCCTCCAGGACCCAAAGGAacat GGGCTGAGTACTTCAAGGGGGCCCCCGGTGGGAGAGGAAGGCCCGGCAATGCAGGCTATAAAGGAGTGAAAG GAGATCACGGGGAATGTGAATGCTCTGTTGTGAACTCTCCCCCGGGGCAACCTGGTCCTGCTGGTGAACCTGGTGACGCTGGGATGATTGGAGAGTTTGGTCAGGAGGGTGACGTAGGAGACCCAGGCCCCCGTGGAGAAGACGGATTCCCT GGACCTGCTGGACTCAGTGGTGTGCCAGGCCCAAAAGGTCAAAAAGGGCCAGAGACTATGGCCACACAGAAAG GATATTCTGGAGACCCAGGGGTTCCTGGGCCAAATGGACGGCCGGGTGTACCGGGTGCTCCAGGCCAAGATGGTTTGCCTGGTTTCCCAGGGAGCCGAGGTCTTCCA GGAGAGGCTCCTAGCAGACTACGTGGAGACAAAGGTTTCCCAGGTCTGCCTGGTCGACCCGGTGTGGCCGGGCAAGCAGGAGAACCAGGCGAAGGCCTCAAGGGCATCAAAGGCCAACGTGGTTTGCCTGGTGATGATGGCATCACAGGTTATGAAGGAGTTCCAGGAACACCTGGCAGCCCAG GCGGCTGTAGTCCAAGAGGAGATGGGGAACAGGTGGATGTAACAG gttcTTGTGATCCTATTCCAGGACCTCCAGGGCTGCCTGGAGCTCCAGGACTCACTGGGCTACCAGGTTTTCCAG GTCCTCGGGGAGAAAAAGGAGTCCAGGGTCCACTTGGAGAGACTGGTGAGAAAGGCGAAACAGGAGAACAAGGCATAGGAGGCCGCCCTGGACCACCAG GTTTTGCCGGACCTCGTGGAAACTTGGGGAATCCTGGCCGGAAAGGTTCAGTAGGGGTCCCTGGATTTCCTGGTGTGTCTGGCAGACACGGGTCACAAGGTGAAAAGGGTGTTCATGGAGAGATCCTGGGAGCATCTCCAGGATCCCCAGGTGACCCGGGGCCGCCTGGGTTTCGAGGAGAAAAAGGCCAGACTGGTGAACCAGGAAAACCAGGCTATCCAG GAATGTCTGGCATGCCTGGAATGATAGGCTTCAAGGGTGAGAAGGGCCCTGCAGGCCTGCAGGGGGAGGAAGGTAGGCCTGGGCCAGCAGGCAGATATGGCTACCCTGGTGATCCTGGGAGAGCAGGTCCACCTGGGCCACCTGGTGCTACTGGACAGCCAG GATTAACTGGAGAGAGGGGAACTGAAGGAGACCCAGGCCCTCCAGGTCCAATAGGATTAAAAGGCGTCCCAGGGACGTatggtgctgatggtgccaCTGGAGAGTATGGCCCATCAGGTGACCCAGGATTGCCTGGTGCTGATGGGCGGCCAGGACTTCCTGGAATGAAAG GATACAAAGGGTCTCCTGGCATGGAAGGCTTTGAGGGGATGAGGGGTGACGAAGGAGTGAAGGGCTTCAGCGGGCTTAGAGGAGAACCTGGAGTCTTTGGTGAAGTTGGCCCTAAAGGAGTGACAGGTCATCAGGGGCCAAAAG GTGATCGAGGTTTGAGAGGGCCACCTGGGGACAAGCCGCACATCCCAGCCCAGATAATTGTTGACATGAAGGGAGCCAAGGGAGACCTTGGATATCCAGGAACTAAAGGTTTCACCGGGCCGAGAG GTTCTAAGGGTTTACCTGGTGTGCCGGGCTCCGGGGGATATCATGGTCTTCCTGGAGACCCCAGCAATGTGAAAGGTGTCCAAGGAGATCCTGGTCCACAGGGGCTGCCAGGGTTGAAAGGAATGCCAGGCCTAACTGGAAATAAAGGAATTTCTGGTTTTGATGGAATGACTGGCAAAACG GGAATTAAAGGAAGTCCCGGAGCATATGGTGCGTCAGGAGACAAAGGAAGAAAGGGCATCAAAG GAGAGAGAGGCCCTCGTATAGATCTTCCAGGAGTTCCTGGATTGAGAGGAGAGCTTGGTTTTTCAGGAGACCCAG GCCAGAAAGGATTGCTTGGAAACCCTGGGGACAGGGGCACACTTGGTTCTGATGGCATCGAAGGTAGAAAGGGAGTGTCAGGTGAACCAGGAATACCAGGAAACACAG GCACAGATGGACAGAAGGGATCCCCTGGTAGCCAAGGTCCAAAAGGTTTTCCAGGAGAACCCGGAAAACAAGGACTTCCGGGCTTCCCTGgtttcagaggagaaaaag GTTTCCCTGGCCTGAAGGGTCTTTATGGACTACATGGACTGAAGGGACAAAAGGGTGTCCAGGGAAAACCAG GTCTGGATATCACTGGACCAGCTGGGGAATCAGGGCCcaaaggagagaagggagaaggCGGCGACCCCAACAACCAACCAGGTGATCCTGGCATAGCCGGTCTTAAAGGCTTCCAAGGATCTCCAG GTGACCGTGGTCAAAGTGGAACTCCAGGACTCCGTGGCCCCCGTGGACCAGATGGGAAACCAGACAAGCCAGGATCCAGGGGGGACCCTGGCTTTGTTGGAGCTAAAGGGTATGAAG gtttcccTGGAGCCAGAGGGTATCCTGGTGCCGATGCCCCCCCTGGAGAAAAGGGTATACCAGGAGGAAGTGGGTTTCCTGGATTCCCCGGAATGAAAGGGAACAAAGGAGATCAAGGGGTGTTAGGATCAAGGGGGCAAAATGGTGTTTCTGGGAAGAAAG GGGTGAAAGGAGAGCAAGGATTCATGGGATTTCCTGGTGTGACTGGTGCGAAGGGAGAACGAGGACCAGCTGGTCCCAAAGGGAGCACTGGACCTCCAG GTTTTCGTGGGGTCCCAGGCAACCAGGGTCCTCCTCCAATTCCCATCAAAATTCTAGGAGAGAGGGGCCCTTCAGGACCACGGGGTATCCAAGGACCACAGGGGATTAGAGGGGGAATAGGGCCACATGGGCCTCCTGGGGATGGAG GTTTCATGGGACCCGCCGGACAGAAGGGCATGCCTGGCATTTCTGGTAGACCAGGGGTGCCTGGATTCCGTGGTAGTGATGGACCAAGGGGCCATCCTGGTCTGCAAGGCAGGGAAG GCCTCCGTGGTAACACTGGTGTCCCTGGGTTGCCTGGTATGCCGGGCCGCAGCGTCAGCGTGGGTTACCTACTGGTGAAACACAGTCAGACGGAGCAGACGCCCATGTGTCCTGTGGGCATGTCTAAACTATGGGACGGGTACAGTCTTCTGTACCTTGAGGGCCAGGAAAAGGCACACAACCAGGATCTGG GTCTGGCCGGCTCCTGCCTCCCACGGTTCAGCACCATGCCCTTCCTGTACTGTAACCCTGGAGACCTTTGTTACTATGCCAGTAGGAATGATAAGTCCTACTGGTTGTCGACGACCGCTCCTCTTCCTATGATGCCCGTAGAAGAGGGAGAAATCAAACCGTACATCAGCCGCTGCTCAGTGTGCGAGGCTCCATCAGTTGCCATCGCAATCCACAGCCAGGACATCACCATCCCACAGTGTCCCGTGGGCTGGCGCAGCCTGTGGATCGGCTACTCCTTCCTCATG cacacagcagcaggaaatgaagGCGGAGGTCAGTCCCTGTCGTCGCCCGGCTCCTGCCTGGAGGACTTCCGCACAACACCGTTCATTGAGTGTAACGGGGCCAAAGGCACATGCCACTACTTTGCAAACAAGCACAGCTTCTGGCTAACCTCCATAGATCAGTCGTTCCACACTGAGCCCTCATCAGAGACGCTCAAAGCGGGCCAGCTCCTGTCACGCATCAGCCGCTGCCAGGTCTGCATGAAGAACTTGTGA